In one Leptolyngbyaceae cyanobacterium genomic region, the following are encoded:
- a CDS encoding DUF5895 domain-containing protein, with the protein MVKANNAKSPNQNGSKQKQTTQFEVDPELLTPQYNQTRRPSLPYGIIINDNPAGILIPTDQLVKAEWKIMPTEEELMTVDLTEAVTGLFLSNARMLVLAFVPEYIRFKDIEENGELAGTLVGVYDEYRQILDKKTQEVCSEHALIFLNTKNQPLHKIPIVVRFKNVALWSFKSAREEFYRHLEKVFADYFEVDYSGKNDKWRSLGVLNIKFQAVKEGEGKNKSFCCKTANITKPTLENLPKLYLGTPEHKKTFWGLHQDIAGFIEAGESQLPALAKSGEPEEVEVLSTVDNRVGKNKSKPPRRIKQVEESDAELDELDDFETIEVDAEVDLEE; encoded by the coding sequence ATGGTTAAAGCTAATAATGCTAAATCACCAAATCAAAACGGTTCTAAACAAAAGCAAACAACTCAATTTGAAGTAGACCCAGAATTACTGACTCCTCAATACAATCAAACTAGACGACCTTCTTTACCCTACGGCATCATTATTAATGACAACCCGGCTGGCATTTTAATTCCAACCGACCAACTCGTAAAAGCTGAGTGGAAAATAATGCCGACAGAAGAAGAGTTGATGACAGTTGATTTAACTGAAGCGGTCACCGGATTATTTTTGAGTAATGCGCGGATGTTAGTGTTAGCTTTTGTGCCAGAGTACATTCGCTTCAAAGATATAGAAGAAAATGGTGAATTGGCTGGAACATTGGTTGGAGTGTATGACGAATATCGTCAAATTCTGGATAAAAAGACGCAGGAAGTGTGTTCAGAACACGCTCTCATCTTTCTCAATACTAAGAACCAACCGCTGCATAAAATTCCGATTGTGGTGCGATTTAAAAATGTAGCACTTTGGAGTTTTAAGAGCGCTCGTGAAGAGTTTTATCGTCACTTAGAAAAGGTATTTGCCGATTACTTTGAAGTAGATTATAGTGGCAAGAATGACAAGTGGCGTTCTTTAGGTGTTTTGAACATTAAGTTTCAAGCTGTCAAAGAAGGAGAAGGAAAGAACAAGTCATTTTGCTGTAAAACGGCTAACATTACTAAGCCAACTCTAGAGAATCTGCCTAAACTATACTTGGGAACTCCTGAACATAAGAAAACATTTTGGGGGTTGCATCAGGATATTGCTGGCTTTATTGAGGCTGGGGAATCACAATTACCTGCCTTAGCTAAGAGTGGAGAACCGGAGGAAGTTGAGGTATTATCTACTGTGGATAACCGTGTGGGTAAAAATAAATCGAAACCTCCTCGTCGAATTAAACAAGTTGAAGAGTCTGATGCTGAGCTAGATGAATTGGATGATTTTGAAACGATTGAAGTTGATGCAGAGGTTGATTTAGAAGAGTAG
- a CDS encoding type IV secretion system DNA-binding domain-containing protein: MQNHQFILHNTQPILLQTTSQPTKRPLIGIDFSGLIGQFMNPEGLGMLGMFLGLIIFSKLVGTGKGKVTSGRLCGVAEKMTATGLSLKQIKQKKRQPVTLWSGSPSYWLPGKLKGLSSYLQTLLSASPTVWFPHAERGILVIGAPGSGKTFSVIDRLVESAFQQGFPVIIYDKKGEQMKLHAPLAVRYGYDVQVFAPGETYSGVINPLDFMRDAQDAVMAAEIGSVIARNASLGDSKGNEFFEKAGELMAKGLVQLAKGSAYPDLAFVYAIIQLPDLVKRIHHAVHRPDGHPLKMDRWIAASFSQLLSSKDAEKTVAGIKATAEATYSAFIQKDLLRAFIGQSTIPIVLEGKKCIIFKLDDQRRAVVGPLLAAAIHLCVVSNLSKVRKDPFVYCLDEFPSLKFDRMDQWANEYRSAGSVPIVGIQSLNQLYNLYGDKKGAAIASALSTHVLFNPGDYDTAEKYSKRYGEVEVLVKNRSTGSSMGHQTSRSVNWNEQLQKKPLISVDEILRFPQGKCVITSPAYGSGTEALFPYPLKVPVKPSDLKRAKESEALWDTSIRSQLEKRAYWHSLDPKTKQSIDIDTELDNRIRAAYQLLPLPNDPTEPVTTADVKSDQKAAGERVLGNFRELFKNGAVSGVRND; encoded by the coding sequence ATGCAAAATCATCAATTCATTCTTCATAATACCCAACCGATTCTGCTGCAAACAACAAGCCAACCAACTAAACGCCCGCTAATTGGTATTGATTTTAGTGGATTAATAGGTCAGTTTATGAACCCAGAAGGGCTGGGAATGTTAGGAATGTTTTTGGGATTAATCATTTTTTCCAAACTGGTGGGGACGGGCAAAGGTAAAGTAACATCTGGGCGCTTGTGTGGTGTAGCAGAAAAGATGACAGCCACAGGTCTATCTCTCAAACAAATTAAACAAAAAAAACGACAGCCTGTAACTTTGTGGAGTGGTAGTCCAAGTTATTGGCTACCTGGTAAATTAAAGGGTTTAAGCTCTTACTTGCAAACCTTACTAAGTGCTTCTCCTACTGTTTGGTTCCCTCACGCCGAACGCGGTATTTTGGTAATTGGCGCACCGGGTAGTGGTAAAACTTTTAGCGTTATTGACCGTTTAGTTGAAAGCGCATTTCAGCAAGGATTTCCAGTTATTATCTACGATAAAAAAGGTGAGCAAATGAAATTACACGCTCCCTTAGCTGTTCGTTACGGCTATGACGTGCAAGTGTTTGCACCGGGGGAAACTTATTCGGGTGTTATTAACCCCCTGGATTTTATGAGAGATGCTCAAGATGCAGTCATGGCAGCAGAAATTGGTTCGGTAATTGCGCGTAATGCGAGTTTAGGAGATAGCAAAGGTAACGAATTTTTTGAGAAAGCTGGAGAGTTGATGGCGAAAGGATTGGTACAGCTAGCTAAAGGTAGCGCCTATCCAGATTTAGCTTTTGTGTATGCAATCATTCAATTACCAGATTTAGTTAAACGCATTCATCATGCCGTTCATCGTCCTGATGGTCATCCTTTGAAAATGGATCGATGGATTGCTGCTAGTTTCTCTCAACTTTTAAGTTCCAAAGATGCTGAAAAGACAGTAGCAGGTATCAAAGCAACAGCAGAAGCAACTTATTCTGCTTTCATTCAAAAAGATTTACTGCGAGCTTTTATCGGTCAAAGCACTATTCCTATCGTTTTAGAAGGGAAAAAGTGCATTATTTTCAAATTAGATGACCAAAGACGTGCTGTAGTTGGGCCGCTTTTAGCTGCTGCCATTCACTTGTGTGTTGTCAGTAATTTGTCTAAAGTGCGAAAAGACCCCTTCGTGTATTGTTTGGACGAATTCCCCTCACTGAAATTCGATCGCATGGATCAATGGGCTAACGAATATCGCAGTGCTGGCAGTGTCCCCATTGTCGGCATTCAGAGCTTGAACCAATTGTACAACCTCTATGGGGATAAAAAAGGGGCTGCGATCGCTAGTGCTTTATCGACTCATGTGCTATTCAATCCAGGCGATTACGACACAGCAGAAAAATATTCCAAACGTTACGGAGAAGTGGAAGTACTGGTAAAAAATCGCTCTACGGGTAGCTCAATGGGTCATCAGACCAGCCGTTCTGTCAACTGGAACGAACAATTGCAAAAGAAGCCGCTGATTAGTGTTGACGAAATTCTAAGGTTTCCCCAAGGTAAGTGCGTAATTACGTCTCCTGCTTATGGTTCTGGTACAGAAGCGCTATTTCCCTACCCCCTGAAAGTTCCTGTGAAGCCTAGCGACCTCAAACGCGCCAAAGAGTCGGAAGCACTGTGGGACACGAGCATTCGATCGCAACTGGAAAAACGTGCTTATTGGCACTCACTTGACCCTAAGACCAAACAATCGATCGATATCGATACGGAACTCGATAATCGCATTCGTGCTGCGTATCAATTGCTACCGTTACCCAATGACCCAACTGAGCCAGTGACAACTGCTGATGTCAAGTCAGACCAAAAAGCGGCTGGGGAGAGAGTTTTGGGCAATTTTCGGGAACTATTTAAAAACGGAGCAGTTAGCGGTGTGCGAAATGACTGA
- a CDS encoding hybrid sensor histidine kinase/response regulator produces MTENLVSPDILIVDDIPDNIRLLSSMLVESGYRVRKVVSGERALKAIALQVPDLILLDIRMPDMDGYEVCKRLKASDITKEIPIIFISAADDVFDKVKGFEVGGADYITKPFEPIEVLARVEQQLAIRRYQQELFAKNKQLAQHNIQLEREIKQRQQAERRLKVFVHTVSHDLRNPVTGISLLLQSYLSNAAENVVLDRQTVEMMLASCDRQLQLIDSLVERQKLETGNYPLNLQSISLYVLTNSIIKTWSPMLTSSRFLLNNRILSELPYIHVDPEQLWRVFENLIGNALKYNSPGITLTLDAEVDAKTSMLRVTVADNGVGIPKTECDKLFDLYVRGKDTKNRTGSGLGLYICRQIVQAHGGQIGVKSELGKGTLFWFTLPLA; encoded by the coding sequence ATGACTGAAAACTTGGTATCACCTGATATTCTGATTGTTGACGACATTCCCGATAACATTCGGCTGCTGTCATCGATGCTAGTTGAGAGTGGTTATCGGGTACGAAAAGTGGTAAGTGGGGAAAGGGCCTTGAAAGCGATCGCGCTGCAAGTGCCTGACCTAATTTTACTCGATATCCGAATGCCAGATATGGATGGCTATGAAGTGTGCAAACGACTCAAAGCATCCGATATTACCAAAGAAATACCGATTATTTTTATAAGCGCTGCGGATGATGTATTTGACAAGGTAAAAGGGTTTGAGGTGGGAGGCGCTGACTATATTACCAAACCGTTTGAACCAATTGAGGTGTTAGCAAGAGTAGAACAGCAATTAGCGATACGTCGTTATCAACAAGAACTATTTGCAAAAAACAAACAACTTGCTCAACACAATATTCAGTTAGAGCGAGAAATTAAACAGCGACAGCAAGCAGAACGGCGTTTAAAAGTTTTTGTTCATACTGTTTCCCACGATTTGCGAAATCCGGTGACAGGTATTTCGTTGTTACTGCAAAGTTATTTAAGTAACGCTGCCGAAAATGTTGTACTCGACAGACAGACTGTAGAAATGATGCTGGCTAGTTGCGATCGACAGCTTCAATTAATTGATTCTCTGGTGGAAAGGCAAAAATTAGAGACTGGCAATTATCCGTTAAACTTGCAATCGATTTCGCTCTATGTTTTGACAAACAGTATCATCAAAACCTGGTCTCCAATGTTAACCTCATCACGATTTTTACTCAACAATCGCATTCTTTCAGAGTTACCCTATATTCATGTCGATCCAGAGCAATTGTGGCGAGTATTTGAAAATTTAATTGGTAATGCTCTCAAATATAATTCACCTGGTATTACTTTAACATTGGATGCCGAAGTAGATGCTAAAACATCCATGCTAAGAGTAACTGTTGCTGATAATGGTGTAGGTATCCCCAAGACTGAATGCGACAAATTATTCGATTTGTACGTGCGGGGAAAGGACACAAAAAATCGTACTGGCTCTGGTTTAGGGCTTTACATTTGTCGCCAAATCGTGCAAGCTCATGGTGGGCAAATTGGTGTGAAAAGCGAGTTGGGTAAAGGTACGCTGTTTTGGTTTACTTTGCCATTAGCCTGA
- a CDS encoding metallophosphoesterase — protein MKLHILSDLHIEFEPFSPLVTNADVIILAGDIHIGRKGVDWAKHYFIDRPVIYVIGNHEYYKKAFPKHIDDLKVAVKDTNIHILENDSLIINDINFLGCTLWTDFSLFGDPKIAGYEATQIMTDYRRIRVSPEYRKLRSIDTAIIHNRSLRWLGGELLNNQNQKIVVITHHAPSKRSVPSSEQDNILSAAYASNLDKFVEESSAALWIHGHIHCQQDYLVGNTRIICNPRGYPDERNENFIPDLVIEL, from the coding sequence ATGAAGTTGCATATCCTAAGTGATTTACATATAGAGTTTGAGCCATTCAGCCCACTGGTAACTAATGCAGACGTTATTATTCTGGCTGGGGATATTCACATTGGTAGAAAAGGCGTAGATTGGGCTAAACATTACTTCATCGATCGGCCTGTAATTTACGTTATAGGAAACCATGAGTATTATAAAAAGGCATTTCCCAAACATATTGACGATCTCAAAGTAGCAGTAAAAGACACAAATATCCACATCTTGGAAAATGACAGCTTGATAATTAACGATATTAATTTTTTAGGCTGCACGTTATGGACAGATTTTAGCTTGTTTGGCGATCCTAAAATTGCTGGGTATGAGGCAACGCAAATAATGACTGACTACAGGAGAATTCGAGTCAGTCCCGAATATCGGAAGCTGCGATCTATTGATACAGCAATCATTCATAACAGGTCATTAAGGTGGTTGGGTGGAGAATTGCTAAACAATCAAAATCAAAAAATAGTCGTAATTACCCATCATGCGCCAAGTAAACGCTCTGTACCTTCAAGTGAGCAAGATAATATTCTCAGTGCTGCTTATGCTTCAAACCTTGACAAATTTGTTGAAGAATCTAGTGCTGCTTTGTGGATACACGGACATATTCACTGTCAACAAGATTACTTGGTGGGAAATACACGAATAATTTGTAATCCTAGAGGTTATCCAGACGAACGAAACGAAAATTTTATCCCCGACTTAGTAATTGAATTGTAA
- a CDS encoding response regulator transcription factor, whose amino-acid sequence MTTNTEIKAKTVLIVEDNPMLQVGLRHALSAQPALKVIGQVEDGLQAVSTAVQVKPDIALVDIELPGMDGITLTQRIKEILPDTRIIIFTHYTNPTKVMAALSSGANGYCVKGTSIPQLEAAIMAVGEGNWYLDAKIADCVLQNIRQPLPDGEELEEVRLTEREMEVLQQLVEGKSNTEIGVELGVSANTIKGHVQQIIHKLKASDRTQAAVKALRLGLV is encoded by the coding sequence ATGACAACCAATACTGAGATTAAGGCAAAAACCGTTCTAATCGTGGAAGACAACCCGATGTTGCAGGTGGGACTGCGGCACGCACTCTCTGCCCAGCCTGCACTGAAGGTGATAGGACAAGTCGAGGATGGCCTGCAAGCCGTGAGTACGGCAGTTCAGGTAAAACCAGACATTGCCTTGGTTGATATCGAATTACCTGGAATGGACGGGATTACGCTTACCCAGCGAATCAAAGAGATACTACCGGACACCCGCATTATCATTTTCACCCACTACACCAATCCAACCAAAGTGATGGCAGCTTTATCGAGTGGGGCTAACGGATACTGCGTTAAAGGTACGAGTATACCTCAACTAGAAGCAGCAATTATGGCGGTAGGAGAAGGAAACTGGTATTTAGATGCTAAAATTGCCGATTGCGTGTTGCAAAACATCAGACAACCGCTACCCGATGGGGAAGAACTAGAAGAAGTTAGACTGACCGAACGTGAAATGGAAGTGTTGCAACAACTTGTTGAAGGTAAAAGTAATACAGAAATTGGTGTTGAACTGGGGGTGAGTGCGAATACGATTAAAGGTCACGTACAGCAGATCATTCACAAGCTCAAAGCAAGCGATCGCACTCAGGCAGCAGTTAAAGCGTTACGCTTGGGATTAGTATAG